In Fragaria vesca subsp. vesca linkage group LG1, FraVesHawaii_1.0, whole genome shotgun sequence, the sequence GCACCACTGGATTTTGTATGCCATCTATTATATGGCACTTATTGATTCGATGCCTTTTCTGTATGCATACGAAGCATGCATGAAAAAGCATTGAACAGCTTTTATTTCCAGTACAAGAAAAACATGCTGGCGGAATCTAGCTTATCCAAATGATCAGGCCTCGTCTTGCAGCTAAAGGAATTGAGATGGATAGAAAGACTTAGTTTGGTGACTCGTTTAGATAATCAGAAGCTCCTTCTCGTAAGAGGATCGTAATCATATTCTTCACCGGATTTTACGAATCTTCCCTTGACTCGTTTTCTGGTATCAGCTCTAGCCTTTCTAGAGGCATATCTTATTTGTTTACCGAACCTACACGAAGAACACAAAAGTTTCTCTTACAAGTAAAAGTGAGTACGTTTACGTGTGCATATAAGCAAACATATTATTTCATCCTTCAACCCTAGAATGCTGTTATTTTGGCCATAAGCACAATATCGGCACCAAAATAGTAACAACCAGAAGATGCAACACTGAAAATTTAGGGTTTTAGTTTAGAGACATACGTGCGAGTTTTCTTTTTTTCCTCATATCTCATCTTAGCTTTGTCCCTTGCTCGTGGACTGCCGGCCTCCAAAGTAGAGTCCCAAGGTTCTGCTGATAGAAAGACGGGCGACAATCCGCAATCTTGATAATCTGGATGAGTTGTATCTCTTGTGATGCTGGATAGTGATAGTGATATACTTGAATGAACTTGACCAGTAGGATTAAGTAATCCCTCCAGATTGATGTTCCTGCTGCAACTTGGATTCATGAGCAAACCAGCATTCATCACAGGCGGCATCACACTATCACAGGACGACTGAAATCCCAGGGTACAGTCTTGTTGTCTTGATGGTGAAGCCTGTAAACAGACACACAAGGCTCGTGTAATTATAAAAGATGATCGAGACTCAGAAAGAACACTAAGCTAGGTATGAAATTAAGAACCTGTTGTATAGCATTGTCACAGTGAGGACCATTAGACTCAGTGACTGATAAATTTTTCTGGTCCATTAATAGACAATCAAACTCTCCATCCTCAAACGGGTATCTGGAAGGACCTTGGGAGCAACTAAATAGCTCATCATCATTTTCAACGTCTAATGGAACATCATCCATGTTGAGACCTTCACATAGATCATTGCCATCCTGAATTCCTAGATCTTTAAGATTTGAAGAACCCTGTAGCTATTATAATAAGAAACAACAATGCATGCATCAATTAAGCTTTGCTAACGAAGCAAAAGCATACTAGCTAGTATGAAATTTACCTTTGGCAGCTGGCTCGACTCCTGAGGCAAGAATGGTAGCGGTGTTTGATCTTTGCATTGTGGCTGGATGCAGTTCGGATTTGATGGAATCACAGTAGATGTGGCCATCCAAGGCTCAAAATCGGGAGTACAATTAGACTCTGCTAGTACTTCATTAAACTTATTGCCTGCACTCACTACTCCAAACGAAGATGCCTCACTATCTCTACAACTACTAATGCAATTTTTCTCATTCTTTGACACCATGGTACCCCCAAGCGACTCCCAACCACTGCCACCAAAACCACCAGAAGCTGAACCGCCTTCAAGGACCGCAGACCATATTCTAGAAATCTCAGACAAAGACGGACAACCTGTATAGAAACTTATTGCTTGGTTCCGGTGCGCCATTCCTGTAACCCCATTATTGTGACTCCACTCGCAACTTTGGCACAAGGACACGTTCACATCTAAGCATCGTACTGTTGCAGGCTGATCATTGCACTTTTCACATAGAAACCAACGTGCGTGCCTCCGCGCTAAGGCATTGGCTGAGTGTACACATCCATCACAGTTCAAGCAAAGGCGAGCCATATCTGATTTGCAGTAAACAATTGCACTCACCCGCCAACATAACTCACATGGCCTCATACTCAGCTATTTGAATTTCTTTTCTACTCCTCCTCTAACTAAATCACTAGGTACTAATTAAATTAGTACTTAT encodes:
- the LOC101295663 gene encoding putative zinc finger protein CONSTANS-LIKE 11-like, translated to MRPCELCWRVSAIVYCKSDMARLCLNCDGCVHSANALARRHARWFLCEKCNDQPATVRCLDVNVSLCQSCEWSHNNGVTGMAHRNQAISFYTGCPSLSEISRIWSAVLEGGSASGGFGGSGWESLGGTMVSKNEKNCISSCRDSEASSFGVVSAGNKFNEVLAESNCTPDFEPWMATSTVIPSNPNCIQPQCKDQTPLPFLPQESSQLPKLQGSSNLKDLGIQDGNDLCEGLNMDDVPLDVENDDELFSCSQGPSRYPFEDGEFDCLLMDQKNLSVTESNGPHCDNAIQQVLNFIPSLASPSRQQDCTLGFQSSCDSVMPPVMNAGLLMNPSCSRNINLEGLLNPTGQVHSSISLSLSSITRDTTHPDYQDCGLSPVFLSAEPWDSTLEAGSPRARDKAKMRYEEKKKTRTFGKQIRYASRKARADTRKRVKGRFVKSGEEYDYDPLTRRSF